A DNA window from Microcystis aeruginosa NIES-843 contains the following coding sequences:
- a CDS encoding non-ribosomal peptide synthetase: MINLPQSDSINPLEKQKYYEVSHGQRRLWILQHISESSSAYNIRLAMRINGKLDVSILTAAFQELVNRHEILRTTFTSVGGNIKQVIHEQIPTEQLIIFKDLREEKDAELLADDLIQESANLPFSLEKLPLIRVLLVQIKSEEFIFGLTVHHIIGDAQSLDIIFQDFFILYSAYTQQKKAELPPLTLQYKDYAAWQNQWLESEEVREQHEYWCEVFSEHPPILNLPIDFPRPQVKSSQAASYTYQFSESLSQQLQTFATRNQTTLFITLLTFFKILLYRHTGQRDLVVGIPISARNHPDLENQIGFYVNTLALRSLLPEGVTFKQVLGEVTNTCLDAYEYRDYPFDKLVSALNLERDLSRNPLFDVMFSLLGKESKTVLKIPGLEHQPYPLKPRMAQFDMTWSFFEDSHNLTLVIEYEPDLFLPETIARMNGHFLQIIKSVIQNPDCKLSEINLLTPEEQHQLLIEWNQTEVAYSQQCLHQLFEEKVRDNPEAIALIFDGEKLTYRELNNRANQVGHYLKEKGVTSEVLVGIFIERSFEMIIGILGIIKAGGAYVPLAPNYPPERLDYMISDSAISLLLTQQSLVQFLPENQAEILCLDTDWLKIANYSQENLTSPVKPENLAYVIYTSGSTGKPKGVMNIHRGICNTLKYNIDNYNLNSEDRILQITPFSFDVSVWEVFSSLTSGATLVVAKPDGYKDIDYLIDLIVQEQVTYFTCVPSILRVFLQHPKSKDCHCLKRVIAGGEALSYELNQRFFQQLNCELYNAYGPTEAAVDATVWCCQPNSQLIPIGRPIANAQVYILDSYLQPVPIGVAGELHIGGMGLARGYLNQPELTAEKFIPHPFAQGKLYKTGDLARYLPDGNIEYLGRIDNQVKLRGLRIELGEIQTVLETHPNVEQTVVIMREDTLYNQRLVAYVIRKDTLLTSQDLRRFLQQKLPVYMIPSAFVMLSDFPLNPNGKIDVHKLPIPDETSLVESPYLAPRNSTETILVSLWQQLLQAGKIGVNDNFFELGGHSLQAMNLMALIYEKMAIEIPLSMIYEKPTVAELSDYIIYAQEMNIQPKERPYVVFNKEQEKAVFLFPPALGFAAAYANLAEYLTNYAIYTFRYISDELMLKKYAELIEDLAQNQDIKLMGHSAGGFLAMLMAQQLESRGRVVSDVILLDTYRGGREAKKADMSEIQEGVDAFLLNPKRQELRGYFLENQKLRNRTYNQVWEYFNFLWNSDLKNVQIQGTIHLIRAEGNYEAQDDWTQATKGERINHYATGIHREMIDPPYLPKNALIINSILNPKQS; encoded by the coding sequence ATGATCAACTTACCACAATCTGACTCAATTAACCCACTGGAAAAACAAAAATATTACGAAGTCTCTCACGGTCAAAGAAGGCTTTGGATTTTGCAGCATATCAGCGAATCTTCTAGTGCTTATAATATTAGGCTTGCCATGAGAATTAATGGCAAGTTAGATGTTTCTATATTAACAGCAGCCTTTCAAGAACTGGTGAACCGTCATGAAATTCTCAGAACCACTTTTACCAGTGTTGGGGGCAATATTAAGCAAGTTATTCATGAGCAAATCCCCACAGAACAGTTAATCATTTTTAAAGATTTAAGAGAAGAAAAAGATGCTGAACTCTTGGCAGATGATTTAATTCAAGAGTCGGCAAATTTACCTTTTAGTTTAGAAAAGTTGCCCCTTATTCGGGTCTTATTGGTGCAGATTAAGTCAGAAGAATTTATCTTTGGTTTGACTGTCCATCATATTATTGGGGATGCACAATCACTTGATATTATCTTTCAAGATTTCTTTATATTATACTCTGCTTATACTCAACAAAAAAAAGCTGAATTACCCCCTCTTACTCTACAGTATAAAGATTATGCGGCATGGCAAAATCAGTGGTTAGAAAGTGAAGAAGTTAGAGAACAACATGAGTATTGGTGTGAGGTTTTTTCCGAACATCCCCCTATCTTAAACTTACCGATAGACTTCCCTCGACCTCAAGTAAAATCTTCTCAAGCGGCTTCCTACACTTATCAATTTAGTGAGAGTCTTAGCCAACAATTACAAACCTTTGCAACTCGAAATCAGACGACTCTATTTATTACCCTACTGACTTTCTTTAAAATATTACTCTACCGCCACACCGGCCAACGGGATTTAGTAGTTGGTATCCCTATTTCAGCACGAAATCATCCTGATTTAGAAAACCAGATCGGGTTTTATGTTAACACCTTGGCTTTGAGATCTTTATTACCAGAGGGAGTAACTTTTAAGCAAGTCTTAGGGGAAGTAACTAACACCTGTCTTGATGCTTATGAATATCGTGATTATCCTTTTGATAAATTAGTATCCGCTCTCAATTTAGAACGTGATTTGTCCAGAAATCCCTTATTTGATGTCATGTTTTCTCTACTGGGTAAAGAAAGCAAAACTGTCTTAAAAATTCCTGGTTTGGAACATCAACCTTATCCCTTAAAACCACGCATGGCTCAATTTGATATGACTTGGAGCTTCTTTGAAGATAGTCATAATCTTACATTAGTGATCGAATATGAGCCAGATTTATTTTTGCCTGAAACCATCGCCAGAATGAACGGTCACTTTTTACAAATTATTAAAAGTGTAATTCAGAATCCCGATTGTAAATTATCTGAGATTAATTTATTAACCCCTGAAGAACAGCATCAATTACTAATAGAGTGGAATCAAACCGAAGTCGCTTATTCTCAACAGTGTTTGCACCAGTTATTTGAAGAAAAAGTTAGAGATAATCCCGAGGCAATAGCTCTTATTTTTGACGGCGAAAAATTGACCTATCGAGAGTTAAATAATCGAGCTAATCAAGTCGGTCACTATTTAAAAGAAAAAGGCGTAACTTCAGAAGTATTAGTGGGGATTTTTATTGAGCGTTCTTTTGAGATGATCATCGGAATATTGGGAATTATTAAAGCCGGGGGAGCTTATGTTCCTTTGGCTCCTAATTATCCCCCTGAGCGCTTGGATTATATGATATCTGATTCGGCGATTTCTCTGTTGTTAACTCAGCAATCTTTAGTTCAATTTCTGCCCGAAAATCAAGCCGAAATACTGTGTTTAGATACAGATTGGTTAAAGATAGCTAATTATAGTCAAGAGAATTTGACCTCTCCAGTTAAACCAGAAAATTTAGCTTATGTTATATACACTTCGGGTTCAACGGGAAAACCCAAAGGTGTGATGAATATTCATAGAGGAATTTGCAATACTCTAAAATACAATATTGACAATTATAATCTTAACTCTGAAGATCGCATTCTCCAAATTACTCCCTTTAGTTTTGATGTTTCAGTTTGGGAAGTTTTCTCATCTTTAACATCTGGTGCTACCCTAGTCGTGGCTAAACCTGACGGGTATAAAGATATAGATTATTTAATAGATTTAATTGTGCAAGAACAGGTAACTTATTTCACTTGTGTTCCCTCAATATTGCGAGTTTTTCTGCAACATCCCAAGAGCAAAGATTGCCACTGTTTAAAACGAGTAATTGCCGGGGGAGAAGCCTTATCTTATGAACTCAATCAACGATTTTTTCAGCAGTTAAACTGTGAATTATATAACGCTTATGGACCAACAGAAGCCGCCGTTGATGCTACTGTCTGGTGCTGTCAGCCAAATTCCCAGTTAATTCCTATTGGACGTCCCATTGCTAATGCCCAAGTTTATATCCTCGACAGTTATCTCCAACCGGTTCCTATTGGTGTTGCTGGAGAATTACATATTGGTGGAATGGGTTTAGCGCGTGGATACCTCAACCAACCTGAATTAACGGCTGAAAAATTTATTCCTCATCCTTTTGCTCAGGGGAAATTATATAAAACGGGGGATTTAGCTCGCTATCTTCCTGATGGAAACATTGAATATTTAGGGCGGATTGATAATCAAGTCAAGCTGAGAGGTTTACGCATTGAATTAGGAGAAATTCAGACGGTTTTAGAAACTCATCCCAACGTTGAACAAACTGTTGTGATTATGCGGGAAGATACCTTATATAATCAACGGTTAGTTGCTTATGTAATCAGAAAAGATACTTTATTAACTTCCCAGGATTTGCGTCGTTTCTTACAGCAGAAATTACCCGTTTACATGATCCCTTCTGCCTTTGTCATGTTGTCGGATTTTCCCTTAAATCCTAATGGGAAAATAGACGTTCATAAATTGCCTATACCGGATGAGACTTCTCTAGTTGAATCACCCTATTTAGCCCCCCGCAATTCAACGGAAACTATCTTAGTAAGCCTTTGGCAACAACTTCTACAAGCTGGCAAGATAGGGGTTAATGATAACTTCTTTGAGTTGGGGGGTCATTCCTTACAAGCTATGAATCTTATGGCTTTAATTTATGAAAAAATGGCCATAGAAATTCCTTTATCAATGATTTATGAAAAGCCAACAGTAGCCGAATTAAGCGATTATATTATCTATGCTCAGGAGATGAATATTCAACCGAAAGAACGTCCTTATGTGGTGTTTAATAAGGAGCAAGAAAAGGCCGTCTTTTTATTTCCACCCGCCCTTGGTTTCGCTGCTGCTTATGCCAATTTAGCAGAGTATCTAACGAATTATGCTATTTATACTTTCCGGTATATTAGCGATGAATTAATGTTAAAAAAATACGCTGAATTAATTGAGGATTTGGCTCAGAATCAAGATATAAAATTAATGGGACATTCCGCCGGCGGATTTTTAGCGATGTTAATGGCGCAACAATTAGAAAGTCGAGGGAGAGTTGTTTCTGATGTCATTTTACTGGATACTTACAGAGGAGGACGTGAGGCTAAAAAAGCTGATATGTCAGAGATTCAAGAAGGGGTTGATGCTTTCTTATTAAATCCCAAACGTCAGGAATTAAGAGGTTACTTTTTAGAAAATCAAAAACTCCGCAATCGCACTTATAATCAAGTGTGGGAATACTTTAATTTTCTTTGGAATTCTGACTTAAAAAATGTACAAATTCAAGGGACTATTCATTTGATTCGTGCTGAGGGAAACTATGAAGCTCAAGATGATTGGACACAAGCAACAAAAGGAGAAAGAATCAATCATTATGCCACTGGTATTCATCGTGAAATGATTGATCCTCCTTATCTTCCCAAAAACGCTCTGATTATTAATAGTATTCTCAACCCAAAACAGTCGTAA